One window from the genome of Paramisgurnus dabryanus chromosome 24, PD_genome_1.1, whole genome shotgun sequence encodes:
- the rex1bd gene encoding required for excision 1-B domain-containing protein produces the protein MACTDFKSLVQRFYVLQAERVEAFKLFDEGHEAYLRTSPHYDFEHYKQLVHEITKAFCGISKEVLEIKEQLHQDFDRPDLSEHIEKLQVKEKEKLELTAKLQLAKQNAQDHPENEDVQEKVHQIKRDIIKNTAALADILQDFKYDSEEQE, from the exons ATG GCATGTACAGATTTCAAAAGTTTGGTGCAAAGATTTTATGTTCTTCAAGCTGAGCGAGTGGAAGCATTCAAGCTTTTCGATGA GGGTCATGAGGCATATTTAAGGACGAGCCCGCACTATGATTTTGAGCACTACAAACAGCTGGTGCATGAGATAACAAAAGCATTCTGTGGCATTTCCAAAGAAGTCCTGGAAATTAAAGAGCAACTGCATCAAGACTTCGACCGGCCGGACCTTTCTGAACACATTGAGAAACTGCAAGTTAAAGAGAAGGAGAAGCTCGAGCTG ACAGCTAAGTTACAGCTGGCCAAGCAAAATGCCCAGGATCACCCAGAAAATGAAGACGTCCAGGAGAAAGTTCATCAGATTAAACGGGA TATAATAAAGAATACAGCAGCTTTGGCTGATATTCTGCAAGACTTCAAGTATGACTCGGAAGAACAAGAGTGA